The sequence GGCCGGGCCTTAAAAAACCTggactctaattttatataattttgaactaaaatatTTAAGGACTTTGTTGGGTTGTGAAGAagccactagggccatggcccattaccatcCCTACCGTTGGGTACGTCCCAAGACAACTCTTGGTGGAGTACTGGAGTTGTGGAGATTGAGCTGTGAAATGGTGGAAAGCTAGGATGTAATCTTGACGCACGCATACGCGTCCGTTAGGCGGGCAGTGCATGCGTCACGGACGCCGCCGTCCTACAAGCTGCCGCCGGCTGCCGAGAcgagttgccgccgccgccgccggccgccactacGAGTTGCCGCCGTGGTCGGACTCATGCACGCATCTGTTTGGGTCGGCACTCGGCAGTCAGCGGCCCAACTCCAATCCCGTTGCAATACTATATCACTGATTCAACAGGATGTAGACAATATTGTTTGGTGCAAGATGCAGCACGCACGTACGTTGGCAAAAAAATGAAATTGTTTCTCTCAATAGAAATATAGTGTGATGTGATCCTTGTCAAACAATATAAATGAGGTACATGGTATGTATCGTCTCATCCTCCTGAAATCAGAAATCCTCCTGCCATGGTGCCTGCATCGTCCAGAGCAACGGGATTGGAGTTGGGCCGCCGACTGCCGACCCCAATAGATGCGTGCATGAGATCCCGACCACGGCGGCAACAAGtagcggcagccggcggcggcagcaactCGTAGCGGTGGCAGCGGCAGCTTGTAGGACGGCGGCGTCCGTGACGCATGCACTGCCGACCCTAACGGATGCGTATGCGTGCGTCAAAGATTGCATCATATCCTACGAGCCATGCGTCGCTAGCGGTCCTGTGAGCCGTACAAACCGAGCTGCAATTAGGAGGCGGGCGAGCCGAGAGGGGGCGCGAGCGAGCAGGGCTGCACGGAAGCAAGTTTACAGGCCTGCTGCACCAAATTTTTTTACCGGACGATCTGAATCCGTATCCGTTGCTCGACCAAACCCTAATAACTAGTAACTAACctccacagcggcggcggcggcggcccgcaggGGAAGATGGGGCTGGTGGATCTGGAGGGGGATTGAGCTGTACAGCAACGAACCCGCCCGGCTTGCTTCAAGAGTAGAGGCCGGATATGGAGAAGACCGGCGATGCCAAGAGGCTGCGCGAGGGCAACCACGACCGTGCCATCAAGATGGacatggacgacgacgacgaggaggtggacatggagcaatacaagccgttTGGCATGTACTGCAAGAAATGGATCTACGTATATGGCGATTGGGCCAAGTTCGACGACCCGagtatgtatataatttattATTTGTGCGCATGCATCTCGCCGTTTCTTGCCATCGTCTTCGTCAGTTGCCGCCGGTagatcccgccgccggcgtggggtgATCCAGTTatgggaggaggccggcggcgagggctgcTTGATTGGTCCGTAACTGATTACCCgtcgtttttttttttctctcagcGGATTTGCCCCCCATGCGCCACACCGATGGACCGGTGCTGCCCCCTCGCGCTGAGCCTGTGGACACCATGGAGATCATCTTTGTCAAGGTGGCTCAAATCACTGGGGGCCTCCAGTGGCCGCTGGACGTCTATGGAGACGTCGCCGTGCGCGACTCCCTGGACCACAAGCGCAACAACTTCTTCCGCAGACGCAGAGAGGACTGCCAGACACTCACCTCGCCACAGGCATCCTTTTCTTCAGTCTcgttatatataatatatacatACTGTGTTTCATGCTGCTTCATGGCCATTGATGATAACTGTGCTAGCCGTACGTGTAGTATATGTTTAGAGTTGATAGATAGatagtgtcggtaccctgtaactgGGTACCCagtcctactgtgccaagactcgcgtagttatccgtaactacgccctaaggagctgagcagccggacccctggagtccggctccatctcaccggaccaacggtcccagacccgcttcccgctcggggacgggtccggtgtcaccacatgtcccagaggtggaaatactcagcacctgtggccgcggacccggacccccgcaggtgggtctgggacctccacgtgcctatccggacccccgtgagctctcggctcagctagctgctcgggaggggtccggagccgccacgtgtcacgcagacgcgggcacgggcgcaagccttccgctggaagctccctcaaccacccgcattaagtgcgagcggTTGAGACGTGCTCTGCTaccgctgggcacggggcagcttttgtcagttcacactgtggatcgccagccctcctgccgcattaaatgctggTGGTTGGGGCGTGCGTTGCCAGAGTAGGGCATCGGATACCCACTCACGGGTTGGACAGGCGTAacatgacaacacggtaagTCCGACTGTTTCCAAGGCGGCTCGTTAGTTACCAAGGTAAGTATTAAAGACTCAGTGccgctgtaagcatctaggccctctatgTATGTTtcagtgattaatgacaaccattattgtgactaatgagtttgtgtagcttaatgaaacattatcgctcatttggtcatatgacaaaaagaggcccctaaatttcattattcaaaaaggcgatctcggttttcaactcaaatatatatcaagactaaggatctttctagtcctaagtgtcgtaaggttgagaaggacacttaggttagtataggttttatagttttgtagtgatcgcactattaagaggggttaaggtcaagtaacttgagcatggacatgatcaatcaaaaatggttgcacactatggtcactcaagttctaaagaagttcaaataagtggttttcaacttatatctcaagaatatttggatttcactcaagactcaaatcagaaaaggcaaaatcagaaaaagtctatacaccggtttaaccgacgctttcatttttctatatgtcggttaaacgcagttagcagagtctggacaagtctatacactggttaaaccgacgatgtttaaaattgacgtcggtgcagttgtccagaaggtTGGTTTTCCATGGTGTTTCAAGGCTAtacacaccggttaaaccgacgatatttgaaattgaCGTCGGTGCATTTGCCTAGTGAGttgttttttttccagggatttcagaagttatactcaccggttgaaccgacgatagatttgagttaacgtcggtgcagttgtccagagacttggtttttcagttgatcagtggacaaccacactcaccggttaaaccgatgatacgtcggttaatctgcccgagttgtaacAGCTAGTTTCCAAAAGGGACAGTTTacactcatcggttaaaccgacgctgacaattggaggatcgtcggattaaccggcgttgcgtacttttctggcagcttttctccaacggctctattcgtgtgagctgcctatatatacccctccaatggatcattttgcactctcttgacaccaggcaatattcatacactatactattgttgagagcgaccttgagcttcatcttccacacatttgttcattcaatcattcaagaagcaagactaaggacttgagtagaaagaagcttgtgtgcatccgttcttagtgatcggttcttgctcaagtgaaaaccctagcttgttactcttggtgattggtatCACCTAGGCggtcttggtgattgaaggtgtttcttccggagcttgccaatgattatgggagcccgaagaagtttgtacgtggcttgagctccactacgccgggatggtgaacggagactcttagtgagcgcccaagtctcggtgacatgggaggtgacaagactcttagtgagtgtcacaacgtggattaggggtgtgtgccaacacatcgacaccacgggaaaaaatctggttgtctcttgcccactctttcatttcaagcacttactttcatgcaatttttcatgtgcttgaccttaaagatcataacttagctctaccttgctccgtttcatatcttgttgtatctttgatagcttgtgtagtttgcttagttagccggttggtgaattgagccttactagctttgcataggttaaggttgttttaattgttttagaaatttgaaaaaggcccaattcacccccctcttggtccatcgatccttacaattggtatcagagtctCGTTGCTCATTTAGATCATTAGGCTTCTCCTCTCGTTGCTCACTTCAAAGGCAaaaactttgcctattggaaagttcgtatggccgcataccttggtgcgattgcccccgaagtgtagttggcaacaaagaccgggttcaccggaactcccacatCGGAACAACTCAagtggaatgccaaggctagaaatgtaATTTTTGAatccattagtgaggaagtctttgctagagtaaatggcatggacttggcaagtgatatttggaaagagataattgaaattcatgaaggctccacaaaagtccgtgaacaaaaatatcacttgtttagagctaagtatgattcctttaagatgcttgctcataaaaattgcaatgatatgtattctcgcttgaatgtcattgtcaaggacattaatgctcttgaagtttctaaaattgacagcggctccatcaaccgcaagattctcatgcttcTTCCGAAgtccaagtataacatcatcaatacTATGTTTCAAAAtgagaatcttgatacgatggaagtgggagagcttgtgggcgaaattcgcgctcatgaaatgggtatccttggtatgtccgaagagccaactacaagcaagtcaatctctctcaaaaccaaggcaaaCACGCCccacaagctcaagatgatcgagcaagaatcaagctcaagcaatgaagaaaaagatcatcatgaaagctcatccgatgatgaagaagatggagaacttgttttcatgatgagaaagttcacatgcttgagcgacaagataaacaagaagggttacaactttgaccctaaaagaagaatgttccggccaagggaagatgtcaagcacaaaacatgctacaattgtggagaaaaaggccacatctctcccgattatcccaagccggacaagagaaagaaggacaacaaaagcaaacatcgccatgattcaagcgatgatgaagaggatgaaaagaagatcaaaaacaagaagcttgggaagaagaagagccatgacaagatgaccaagctcttcccaaataAGAAAggccacaccaagagaagcttcttggtggaaaaacaagagtgggtgaccgatgtctcatcaagtgaagattcaagtgatgaagaagacatcatcaccatcgccctcaccaatgaagaatcaccgctacctccgcctcccatgtgcctcatggcaaaaggtaacacaaaggtatgtgaggtggatagtgacAATAATAGTGGtgaagagcttgacccttatgagtttactaacctcattaatgagtatacatctgttatcaagagggaaaataGCAAAGTcgagattcttgagagcactcatgccaagttagagcttgcccactccgatttgcttggcaagtacaatgacttgctcaaaaagtataatgagtcacttgtacttgctaagcaagttgaagagagccacaaaaagcttaaacaagagcatagggagttggctcacaaatatcaaaaacttgaatttgcctatgaagcaattgacccaagtcttgagaactttatcAATGAAaccattgaaaaggtcaatgcttctacttcatgtgatgacctactcattaatgcaaatgctactaatattgtgcccgagattgctccttctagggaaaaggaattgatggatcaagtggtaagcctcaagagtagtgtggagaagctctcaagaggagaatacatccacaaggaaattctcttcaacaatgctcgtgactatggcaagagaggtcttggttcatttccggaaccaaatcaaggcactactccttctccggagatgaagactagcttcatcaaggaagttggttcatattgctaacattgccaagtcactgggcaccacactagggagtgcaccttaccatcacgtcctcttcccacaTTACcgaagaattactcatcaatgtttcaaaataaccattttcttttgagtaaactgaagggcaaggtgaagaccaaattcattggcaaaatcactaaggagtcaaagaagaggGGTCCGTACCTCTgcaaaccaggttcagggaagcgtactcaccctccggggaggtccggagtcaTGTAGtcgcttagcctggttctgtACCCTAAACCTGCATgttctacctccctagggcgagtaccgtagtacctaagactgggggcccggaggtccggacagctccggcctcataaacccgtgttctggcttacatcgcacatctcatgtatatctagttataaagggaaagtttattctcagttcgcctctaaggatgttacattccaatttcaatctacgcattctgtttgcgctaacccgcacgtggcttcttactcttgtgcgatgattgtggtccgaattgagttggctagctagtgacttagctcgagacccctcatggaagagaggggttcgaaCCCCTGGCAActtgcaggttcagggaagcgcactcattctccggggaggtccggagccataTAGccacttagcctggttccgtaccctaagcttgcacgcaccacctcctgtgaatgagtgccgtagtatctaggactgggaacctggaggtccggactttctcttaatctaaaggccggccccttgagctccgttcactgaggctagctgtctatctcaaaggatcacagccaacaggatttgggacccgtgagcacgctactaagcatctaccttgagtcatgtgcaggtccaaacgtgatgatgcagcaggtgacccaaaggatggacgacgcaggaTAAGACCCTTGCagcgcgcaccgctg comes from Panicum virgatum strain AP13 chromosome 4K, P.virgatum_v5, whole genome shotgun sequence and encodes:
- the LOC120701866 gene encoding uncharacterized protein LOC120701866 — encoded protein: MEKTGDAKRLREGNHDRAIKMDMDDDDEEVDMEQYKPFGMYCKKWIYVYGDWAKFDDPTDLPPMRHTDGPVLPPRAEPVDTMEIIFVKVAQITGGLQWPLDVYGDVAVRDSLDHKRNNFFRRRREDCQTLTSPQASFSSVSLYIIYTYCVSCCFMAIDDNCASRTCSICLELIDR